A genomic segment from Amia ocellicauda isolate fAmiCal2 chromosome 13, fAmiCal2.hap1, whole genome shotgun sequence encodes:
- the pdcd4a gene encoding programmed cell death protein 4a: MATEVEAWAAAPQQDGMFSTMPGSEELAEQFGDDDDVLNEVEVNGNWTPQEKALHEARLKAKAKRRLRRTSSRDSTRESLSEASGEPGADPTSPKGKINGNDRKSRMGKGRGLPKKGGAGGKGVWGAAGMVYEMEEPDARDPNYDESSQGDTVFATVVPELELGELEKAVNPIVQEYFEHGDTREVQALLKELNLGANRFEFSSLAVSLALEGKASHRELTSRLLSDLVGRVLSEADMGRAFDKMLKDLPDLILDTPEAPQMLGQFIARAIADHALPMDFLDRYKGKVDCEHARAALDRAAVLLSMKREIVRLDNVWGVGGGQRPVRHLVKEMNLLLKEYLISGDVSEAERCLRDLEVPHFHHELVYEAVIMVLESTGESAVQMMVKLLKAFWETGLITLDQMNRGFRRVFDELPDICLDVPHAHTIMETFVDLCFTETVITKQLRDACPSRGRKRFVSEGDGGLIKQ, from the exons ATGGCGACTGAAGTGGAAGCATGGGCCGCCGCTCCGCAGCAGGACG GGATGTTCTCCACTATGCCAGGGTCTGAGGAGTTGGCAGAGCAGTTTGGGGATGACGACGACGTGCTGAACGAGGTGGAGGTGAATGGAAACTGGACCCCACAGGAGAAGGCCCTGCACGAGGCCCGTCTCAAGGCCAAGGCCAAACGCCGGCTGCGCAGGACTTCGTCCCGGGACTCGACGCGCGAGTCTCTCTCGGAGGCATCCGGCGAGCCAGGGGCTGATCCCACCAGCCCCAAGGGCAAGATCAATGGCAATGACCGCAAGTCCAGGATGGGCAAAGGCCGGGGGCTGCCCAAGAAAG GGGGAGCCGGTGGGAAGGGCGTGTGGGGCGCAGCAGGAATGGTGTACGAGATGGAGGAGCCGGACGCCAGGGATCCCAACTACGACGAGTCCTCTCAG GGAGACACGGTTTTTGCCACAGTGGTGCCTGAACTGGAGCTGGGAGAGCTGGAGAAAGCTGTAAACCCCATTGTACAGGAGTACTTTGAGCACGGGGACACAAGGGAAGTACAG GCTCTCCTGAAGGAGCTAAACCTGGGCGCTAACAGATTTGAGTTCTCGTCGCTGGCAGTGTCGCTGGCACTGGAGGGCAAGGCCAGCCATCGGGAGCTAACATCACGGCTGCTTTCTGACCTCGTGGGCAGGGTCCTGTCTGAGGCCGACATGGGGCGAGCGTTCGATAAGATGCTAAAGGACCTCCCAGACCTCATCCTGGACACTCCAGAGGCCCCGCAG ATGCTGGGCCAGTTTATCGCCAGAGCAATTGCGGATCATGCTCTCCCCATGGATTTCCTGGACCGTTATAAGGGCAAGGTGGACTGTGAGCATGCCAG GGCTGCTCTAGACCGGGCTGCTGTGttgctgtcaatgaagagggaGATAGTGCGACTAGACAACGTATGGGGCGTGGGCGGAGGACAGAGGCCTGTCAGACACCTTGTCAAAGAG ATGAACCTGCTGCTGAAGGAGTACCTGATCTCGGGGGATGTGTCTGAGGCAGAGCGCTGTCTGCGGGACCTTGAAGTGCCTCACTTTCACCACGAGCTTGTCTATGAG GCTGTGATCATGGTTCTGGAGTCCACAGGGGAGTCGGCTGTGCAGATGATGGTGAAGCTGCTCAAGGCATTCTGGGAAACGGGCCTCATCACTCTTGATCAGATGAACCGG GGATTCCGGCGCGTGTTTGACGAGCTGCCCGATATCTGTCTGGATGTACCTCACGCCCACACCATCATGGAGACATTTGTGGACCTCTGCTTCACGGAGACTGTCATCACCAAACAGCTGAGAGACGCCTGTCCTTCCAG GGGGCGAAAGCGCTTTGTGAGCGAGGGTGACGGAGGGCTCATCAAGCAGTAG